AGGCGGGCGAGCACTGTGTCTCCGTGGggctgggaagaagagaaaatgaagaaagtgaaAGGAAGTTGAGAATAAAGGAGAGCCGGGGGTGCCCCCAAGCCTGAGACTGGATAGGGGCAAATGTCTGCCTTCTCGGAAGGTTCACGGATGCCCTGGTCACCATCCGGAACCGGCACAATGACGTGGTGCCCACCATGGCGCAGGGAGTGCTGGAGTACAAGGACACGTACGGCGATGACCCGGTCTCCAACCAGAACATTCAGTACTTCTTGGACCGCTTCTACCTCAGCCGCATCTCCATCCGCATGCTCATCAACCAGCACAGTGAGCTCTGGCGGCCTCGGAGAGGGCAAGGGGTGCGGGCAGAGCACGCCAAGGGGGGCACCTCCCCTGACAGGAAAGTGGGGGGGGCCCCACTTCAGCCACTATGCCCAGAGGCCTAAGTACCATTCAGGAACTGAAGAGTTTATGtcgggtgtggtagcacatgcctttgatcctagcacctgggaggctgagacagaaggatcccatGTTTGAGGCCAAGCTTAGCTACAtcatgagactttatctcaaaaaaaaaaaaaaacccttaaataaataaaaataagccaggcagtggtggcgcatgcctttaattcccagcacttgggaggcagaggtaggtggatctctgagtttgaggccagcctggtctacagaggagttccaggacagccaggactacacagagaaaccctgtctcagaaaaaaaagaagtacactTAACAGGGTGTGCTGTGGGAGAAAGAAGCCTTTGGAAGGGCTGCTGCAGGGCGCAGAGGCTCTGGAAGGCCTGACCTGGGGAGAAGACAGGACTTTGGGGGCGTGGTTAGCACGGGCGTACAGAGCGCTTGCTTACAGGTGAGGTGAAGGGTGGGACGTTTAGGGAGACAGAGGCCTAGGCCCCGTGAACTAGCCAGCAacacccttccttctctctgcccacaGCCCTCATCTTTGATGGGAGTACCAACCCAGCTCACCCCAAACACATTGGCAGCATTGACCCCAACTGCAGTGTGTCTGATGTGGTGAAAGGTGAGCCCCCCCACCATAGGTCTGGCCCATAAAGGAGGTCCAGGGAGCCCTCCCAGATTATCTGGCCAAAGGGTGACCCATTCCCAGTGAGGTGGGGGCATGTCCCCATGGGTTCATGTTGGTGATGCCCAATGTTCGTGCATGCTGGTCAGCCACCCATAACCTGAGTGGttccctctcctctcagatgCCTATGACATGGCCAAGCTCCTGTGCGACAAGTATTATATGGCTTCACCTGACCTAGAGATCCAGGAAGTTAATGGTAAACAAATGAggctctgtgtgcgtgtgcgtgcgtgcgtgcgtgcgtgcgtgcgtgcgtgtgtgtgtgtgtgtgtgtgtgtatgtgtgtatttcagaGCACTAGGGACAGGCCAGAATaggggagctgggtggagggtcGGGTTCCCCTAGAGGGGAGCTGTTCTGTGTTATTAATTTGTTGGATAACTGCTTATTATTCGGCACTTGCAGCATGTAAAAAAGGCAGGCAAGCTCTTGCTCTCACAGAGCTTACATTCTTGGTGCTGGGGAGATTGGGACCTGTGACGGTTAACCACTGAGCATGTAAATACAGCAGCTAATTTCCAAGCCTTGTAACTGACAGGCTGATGTCCTTGTCCTTGTAAGTGAACAAGGACATgatgtggggtcagaggacaaaggCCAGGGAGAGTGATGTGTGATGGGATACCTCCCCGGAACACAATGGCTTAATTAAGAGATGCCTGGGTGGCCAGCCCGAGGTGGAGCCAGAACCCCCTCCCAGGAAGCTGGGCAAAGCAGGACTGGACTTGTACCTTCCAAGGGTTGCTAGCTGCGGCAGCTTGGAAGGCACACAGCCACGTGTCAGCTACagctgtggggagagggggggaggtcTGCTCTGCAGGAAGGAGGGCCGCAGGGTCACACTGTAGATAAGATTGTGGAGGGTTACCTTGCGGTGTGCTCCTGTCCTTGGTCTTGATTCCCACAGCGACCAACGCCAACCAGCCCATTCACATGGTCTACGTCCCTTCCCACCTCTACCACATGCTCTTCGAGCTCTTCAAGGTAAGAAGGCTGCCCTCCTCAGGGGAGGCGGGGAGGGTCGGCCCTTGGCCCTCAGCTTTGGCAGCGCGCGTCCCTTACtgtgccctccatcccctccccagaATGCCATGCGGGCCACTGTGGAAAGCCATGAGTCCAGCCTCACTCTCCCCCCTATCAAGATTATGGTGGCCTTGGGTGAAGAAGATCTGTCCATCAAAGTATGTGGCCCTTGACTCGACCTCGGGAGGTCACAGGGATGGGGGTGAGGAGTAGAGACCATAACCCTGGAGGGTTATCTCACTGGTCCCCTGTCTCCTAGATGAGTGACCGAGGTGGGGGTGTCCCCTTGAGGAAGATTGAGAGGCTCTTCAGCTACATGTACTCCACAGCCCCCACACCCCAGCCCGGCACTGGGGGTACCCCGCTGGTGAGATGGCTTCCTCCAGTCCCCCTGGATCCTGCTTCCTTAACTCCCAAgcaccctccaccctcccccatggctgggtggtgatggtctCCCGTCCCGAATCTGGTCGCCCCATCTCTCTGCTGCTTGATGAAAGCCCCCAGCCTGCTGATCATCTGCCCGTCGCCGATCTGTTACTCTTCCTCGGTGCTCTCTCTTGCCTCTTTCTCCGCTTCATTGAATCGCCAGCACCTCTGTCCCACCTCCCGTGGACAGGCAGGCAGTGCTGGGCTCAGGGAATGGGCCCCAAGGTGCTCGTGACCCCCCAGGCCGCTGGGTAGCGCTCTCCTGTCCAGCTTCCTTCTCTGCATCCTCTGCAACTCCCCTGCCTGCCACCCACTCCCGTCTGCTCCAGAAGTGACCCTTGCCCACCCCTGCTCCAGCACCCCTGCCTGTCCCTAGCCAGGCATCCCCAGCTCCCTCTGTGACCTGTGGCTTATCTGCAGGCTGGCTTCGGATATGGACTCCCCATTTCCCGTCTCTACGCCAAGTACTTCCAAGGGGACTTGCAGCTCTTCTCTATGGAGGGCTTTGGGACAGATGCTGTCATCTATCTCAAGGTGAGGCCCACGGCAGGGGGTGGTGTTAAGCTAGCAGGGTTCTACCTAGCCCTCATCCTGCCTCCCAGACTCAGAGCTGGGCCTCGGCTCCTCAAGCGCTGTAACTTTAAACTAACGTGGTAGGGAATTTCAGGGGTTCCAGGGTCTGTGAGTAGAGCCCCTCTTCTGAGGACTCAGGCTTGGAAGAAAGGGGGCCTTACAGATCTTGGCCTTCCATTGAGAAGCAACGTGCTCTGGTGATTGATAGAGACCACACAGCCcaacctcctccctctctcctttgagGGAACAGCTTTCTGGAATGGACCAGAGCAAGATACAGAAGGTCCAGACCCTTTTAGGGGCTTCTCTGGGTCTGGGGTCGTGTCTCAGCGAGTGTCTGGTTATGGGGCTGACTTAGACATGGGTTAGGATGCCAGGGGCAGAGATCATCAGGGCCCA
This Peromyscus leucopus breed LL Stock chromosome 8b, UCI_PerLeu_2.1, whole genome shotgun sequence DNA region includes the following protein-coding sequences:
- the Pdk2 gene encoding pyruvate dehydrogenase kinase, isozyme 2 isoform X2, coding for MRWVRALLKNASLAGAPKYIEHFSKFSPSPLSMKQFLDFGSSNACEKTSFTFLRQELPVRLANIMKEINLLPDRVLGTPSVQLVQSWYVQSLLDIMEFLDKDPEDHRTLSQFTDALVTIRNRHNDVVPTMAQGVLEYKDTYGDDPVSNQNIQYFLDRFYLSRISIRMLINQHTLIFDGSTNPAHPKHIGSIDPNCSVSDVVKDAYDMAKLLCDKYYMASPDLEIQEVNATNANQPIHMVYVPSHLYHMLFELFKNAMRATVESHESSLTLPPIKIMVALGEEDLSIKMSDRGGGVPLRKIERLFSYMYSTAPTPQPGTGGTPLAGFGYGLPISRLYAKYFQGDLQLFSMEGFGTDAVIYLKALSTDSVERLPVYNKSAWRHYQTIQEAGDWCVPSTEPKNTSTYRVS
- the Pdk2 gene encoding pyruvate dehydrogenase kinase, isozyme 2 isoform X1, whose translation is MKEINLLPDRVLGTPSVQLVQSWYVQSLLDIMEFLDKDPEDHRTLSQFTDALVTIRNRHNDVVPTMAQGVLEYKDTYGDDPVSNQNIQYFLDRFYLSRISIRMLINQHTLIFDGSTNPAHPKHIGSIDPNCSVSDVVKDAYDMAKLLCDKYYMASPDLEIQEVNATNANQPIHMVYVPSHLYHMLFELFKNAMRATVESHESSLTLPPIKIMVALGEEDLSIKMSDRGGGVPLRKIERLFSYMYSTAPTPQPGTGGTPLAGFGYGLPISRLYAKYFQGDLQLFSMEGFGTDAVIYLKALSTDSVERLPVYNKSAWRHYQTIQEAGDWCVPSTEPKNTSTYRVS